One segment of Terriglobia bacterium DNA contains the following:
- a CDS encoding GDP-mannose 4,6-dehydratase, with protein EIYHLGAQSHVRVSFDIPEYTGEITGLGAVRILEAIRESGVMTRFYNASSSEMFGNAPAPQHEATPFEPRSPYAAAKVYAHWMTVNYREGYTLFACNGILFNHESPRRGETFVSRKITKAVARIKLGVQDKLFLGNLNARRDWGFAGDYVEAIWLMLQQEKPDDFVIATGETHTVSELLDEAFGYFDLDWKKYVEIDPRYYRPTEVDLLLGDAQKARRILKWEPRVRFKDLVRMMVDSDFQREKVKYRP; from the coding sequence CGGAAATCTATCACCTGGGAGCCCAAAGCCATGTCCGCGTGAGCTTCGATATACCGGAGTACACCGGAGAAATCACCGGGCTCGGCGCGGTGCGCATTCTTGAAGCGATTCGCGAGAGCGGCGTCATGACGCGCTTTTATAACGCATCGAGCAGCGAGATGTTCGGCAATGCGCCCGCCCCTCAACATGAGGCGACACCATTCGAACCTCGCAGCCCATACGCGGCGGCAAAAGTCTATGCCCACTGGATGACGGTAAATTACCGGGAGGGCTACACTCTTTTTGCCTGTAACGGAATCCTTTTCAATCACGAATCGCCCCGGCGCGGCGAAACATTTGTAAGCCGGAAAATCACGAAGGCAGTGGCGCGGATAAAGCTGGGCGTCCAGGACAAGCTCTTTCTCGGCAACCTGAATGCGCGCCGGGATTGGGGATTCGCCGGCGACTACGTCGAGGCGATCTGGCTGATGCTGCAGCAGGAAAAACCCGACGATTTCGTCATCGCAACAGGCGAAACGCACACTGTCAGTGAATTGCTGGACGAGGCGTTCGGATATTTCGATCTGGACTGGAAAAAGTATGTCGAGATCGATCCCCGTTACTACCGGCCAACCGAAGTGGATTTACTGCTGGGCGATGCGCAGAAAGCCAGGCGCATCCTGAAGTGGGAACCCAGAGTTCGCTTTAAGGATCTCGTCCGGATGATGGTCGACTCCGACTTCCAGCGTGAGAAAGTCAAATACCGCCCATGA